A genomic stretch from Glaciecola nitratireducens FR1064 includes:
- a CDS encoding glycosyltransferase, whose protein sequence is MNILMMTNTYLPHIGGVARSVDAFSRYYRNQGHKVLIIAPEFPQTPENEDNVIRIPAIQHFNGSDFSVVLPVPHFLGNAIEKFEPDIVHSHHPFLIGSTARLVANTYQLPLVFTHHTMYEQYSHYVPGDSKTLKRFVIKLATSYANMCDYVFAPSESIAKILVQREVRTPIDVIPTGVDLAEAEQGDGAGFRAIAGIPKDAFVVGHLGRLAPEKNLDYLCHSVVKFIQKETSAHFLIVGKGPSESAILQIFMQAGLSKRLHKIGFLQQPFTSSAFKAMDVFVFSSQSETQGMVLSESMAAGVPVIALDAPGVRELVEDNKNGRLLPASASSQEFSEALHEFINLPKSTRRDLSRSARQTAENYSLDLSAQKALNIYHQLLGKQYVHRRFEHQTWTEITSLIKAEFEILSGFLKAAVQALKQDNKQ, encoded by the coding sequence ATGAATATCTTGATGATGACTAATACTTATTTACCTCACATTGGCGGCGTTGCTCGATCAGTTGACGCATTTAGCCGTTACTATCGCAATCAGGGTCATAAGGTGTTGATTATTGCTCCGGAATTTCCACAAACGCCTGAGAATGAGGATAATGTGATCCGCATTCCAGCTATTCAACATTTCAATGGCAGTGATTTTTCTGTTGTGTTACCCGTTCCTCATTTTTTAGGTAATGCGATAGAAAAATTCGAACCTGATATTGTTCATTCTCATCATCCCTTTTTAATCGGGTCAACAGCAAGATTAGTCGCCAACACTTATCAATTACCCTTAGTTTTCACGCACCATACTATGTATGAACAATACTCACACTATGTGCCAGGCGATTCCAAAACACTAAAGCGCTTTGTTATTAAACTAGCAACGAGCTATGCCAATATGTGTGATTATGTGTTTGCCCCAAGTGAAAGCATTGCAAAAATATTAGTCCAACGAGAAGTAAGAACCCCCATTGATGTGATCCCCACGGGAGTTGATTTAGCGGAAGCTGAGCAAGGAGATGGCGCTGGCTTCCGAGCCATCGCTGGAATTCCAAAAGATGCTTTTGTGGTGGGTCATTTAGGGCGCCTAGCGCCTGAAAAAAACCTCGATTATTTGTGTCATTCAGTAGTGAAATTTATACAAAAGGAAACTTCTGCACACTTTCTTATAGTAGGTAAAGGGCCCTCAGAATCAGCAATACTGCAAATATTTATGCAAGCTGGTTTGAGCAAGCGTTTGCATAAAATTGGTTTTCTTCAACAGCCCTTTACATCAAGCGCATTCAAAGCGATGGATGTTTTTGTATTTAGTTCTCAAAGTGAAACCCAAGGCATGGTGTTGAGTGAGTCAATGGCCGCTGGAGTTCCTGTGATTGCCCTCGATGCACCAGGTGTAAGAGAGTTGGTAGAGGATAATAAGAACGGCAGGCTGTTGCCAGCATCCGCCAGTAGCCAGGAGTTTTCCGAGGCATTGCACGAGTTTATTAACTTACCCAAGTCTACACGCAGAGACCTGAGCCGATCCGCGCGACAAACAGCAGAAAATTACTCACTTGATTTAAGTGCACAAAAAGCATTGAACATTTACCATCAATTGCTGGGCAAGCAATACGTCCATCGCCGCTTTGAACATCAGACTTGGACTGAAATAACATCGTTAATAAAAGCGGAATTCGAGATTTTAAGTGGCTTCCTAAAGGCTGCAGTGCAAGCTCTGAAACAAGATAATAAGCAATGA